TTGGATCAGGTCAAAAAACAGTTGGAAACCTCTAAGCCAGGTGAAGCCCATGTGTAAATTTCTCGGCATAGATACCAGCTGCTATACCACATCGTTAGCAGTAGTTGATGCAGGAGGGAAGTTAATTACGGAACACCGCCAGTTGTTGAAGGTCCCTTTAGGTGCTAAAGGACTGCAACAATCCTCGGCGGTGTTTCAACATGTCCAAAATCTCCCCCTTTTGCTGGAAAAGGTAGCGGGGGAAGTGAATTTTGCCCAGTTGAGCGGGGTTGTGACAAGTAGCCGGCCCCGGCCTGTAGAAGGTTCATATATGCCGGTTTTTACGGTTGGCTCAGGTTTCGGAAGGGCAATAGCGGCTAGTTTAAAAATTCCTTTCCTTATCACTTCCCATCAGGAAGGCCACCTTATGGCCGGTTTATGGTCGGCCAAGGCCAATATACCGCCCCGGTTTTTAGCAGTCCATTTATCCGGAGGTACTTCCGAACTGCTTTTAGTGGAAATGGCAAAAAAGGGGGGAGTGGTGTTCAAGGCAGAATTATTGGGAGGAACTACCGACCTGCATGCAGGACAACTGGTGGACCGAGTAGGGGTGGCTTTGGGTTTGCCTTTCCCTGCAGGACCTCATTTGCAAAATTTGGCAATGGGGGCCCAAGGGAAACTGTCTATTCCCGCGGCAGTCCGGAAATACTGTTTCAGTTTTTCAGGAGCGGAGACCAGGGCGAAAGACTACATTAACAGGGGTGAAGAACCAGCCGAAATCGCCCGGGCAGTAGAAAAATGTATCGCTAAAACCTTGGAAAAAGTGTTAAGGTTAGCCGTTGACCAGTATTCCTGCCATGATATACTGCTAGTCGGCGGTGTAGCCTGCAACAGCTTTTTAAGGGCAAGATTAAAAGAACGACTGGAACATAGGGCAGTAGGC
This region of Zhaonella formicivorans genomic DNA includes:
- a CDS encoding O-sialoglycoprotein endopeptidase, which translates into the protein MCKFLGIDTSCYTTSLAVVDAGGKLITEHRQLLKVPLGAKGLQQSSAVFQHVQNLPLLLEKVAGEVNFAQLSGVVTSSRPRPVEGSYMPVFTVGSGFGRAIAASLKIPFLITSHQEGHLMAGLWSAKANIPPRFLAVHLSGGTSELLLVEMAKKGGVVFKAELLGGTTDLHAGQLVDRVGVALGLPFPAGPHLQNLAMGAQGKLSIPAAVRKYCFSFSGAETRAKDYINRGEEPAEIARAVEKCIAKTLEKVLRLAVDQYSCHDILLVGGVACNSFLRARLKERLEHRAVGARLHFAESRYSSDNAVGTALLGPLLAT